The following nucleotide sequence is from Candidatus Obscuribacterales bacterium.
AGCTTTCCCATCGATTTCTTACTGACGAAATCGACCAACTCCAGGTCACAGCCGTCTTTTTACCCTCTATTTTCCTAGGCATTGCGGCCTTTTTGCTGAATATTGTTCTATCGCGCATTATTAGCACCCAACGGGATCAAATTGCGGTTCTCAAAGCCTTTGGTTACAGTAATTCTGTCGTAGGACTCCATTACTTTAAGCTTGTCCTAGGGGTCACTTTCCTAGGAGCCGCCATCGGCACAGGATTAGGCCTCTGGTTTGGGTCAAGCATCACCCAGTATTACACTAACTTTTTCCAGTTTCCTATCCTGCGCTATGAAGCCGGAGCAGGTCTAATCCTAACCACCCTTGGGGTAAGCGCTGGTGCCGCTCTGCTGGGAGCCTTCACGGCGGTAAGGCGAGCGATCGCCCTGCCCCCAGCGGAGGCCATGCGCCCAGAAGCACCACCCCAATTCCGTCCTACCTTGATTGAACGCTGGGGGTTGCAACGCATGTTTCCGGCTTCAGGGCGGATTATATTGCGTAACTTGGAACGCAAACCCATGCAAGCCCTGCTATCGATGTTGGGAATTGCCTTAGCGATCGCCATTCTCATGGTGGGCCGCTACATGGGGGATGCGGTGCTTTACATTATTGATGTCCAGTTCCGCCAGGTGCAGCGAGAGGACGTCACCTTGGTGTTTAACGAACCTCGCCCAGCTCGGGCCCGCTATGCTCTCAATCACCTGCCCGGTGTGCTACGAGCAGAACCCTTTCGCAGCGTGGCGGCCCGTCTGCGGTATGAACATCGCACCCACCGCACTGGTCTGATGGGGTTAGATCCCCAGGGAGAGCTGCGCCACTTAGTCGATCGCCAGCTACGTCCTGTGCAGCTACCTCCCAGCGGTGTGCTGCTCACGGCCACCCTAGGACGAATGCTAGGCGTTGAACCGGGCGATCGCCTCACAGTAGAAGTACTGGAGGGCGATCGCTCGATTCACCAGGTCGAGGTCATGGGCTTAGTCGATGAGTTCATTGGGGTGGCTGCCTATATGGACATCCAAGCGTTGAATCAACTGATGCGCGAAGGACAGACCATTTCAGGAGCCTATTTAGCTGTAGACCGC
It contains:
- a CDS encoding FtsX-like permease family protein, whose translation is FNDVTLSLTPAANLPEVLFQLDQSLERYGGLGAYDRDQQLSHRFLTDEIDQLQVTAVFLPSIFLGIAAFLLNIVLSRIISTQRDQIAVLKAFGYSNSVVGLHYFKLVLGVTFLGAAIGTGLGLWFGSSITQYYTNFFQFPILRYEAGAGLILTTLGVSAGAALLGAFTAVRRAIALPPAEAMRPEAPPQFRPTLIERWGLQRMFPASGRIILRNLERKPMQALLSMLGIALAIAILMVGRYMGDAVLYIIDVQFRQVQREDVTLVFNEPRPARARYALNHLPGVLRAEPFRSVAARLRYEHRTHRTGLMGLDPQGELRHLVDRQLRPVQLPPSGVLLTATLGRMLGVEPGDRLTVEVLEGDRSIHQVEVMGLVDEFIGVAAYMDIQALNQLMREGQTISGAYLAVDRYALDHLYEQVKNTPAIASMAMRQTTIDQFEDTIAASLGIFTGVLVTFACVIAFGVVYNAARIALSERGRELATLRIIGFSRGEIAFILLGEQALITLAAIPVGVAIGLGLAALLASTYDSELYRLPFVVNQTTYLFAVGVVLIATFLSGWLIRRQLNQLDLIAVLKTRE